The region TTAATATCTCAACTAACATTTTTTTGGTAGATAATTTTATGATAAACATGTTATAATCAAACACCATGCTTAAACATGGACTGACATCATATAACTACTGGAATCGACACATAACTTACCCAATCTACAATTAAaagatgtattttgtttatatttgtaaGTTGGCTATGTTAATAAGACTTTCTTTGCTAAAATGcatattttcataacatataatTTAATTCAAGTTgataaatgacaaaaaaaaacagCAACTAATTGTTGATAATACAAAATTGAGATGTATGCCGGTTAATCTCACAAAGATATTGTTACAATTACTTTAATTTAAAGATATAAGTTTAAGAAATATATAGAAGCTTCATATTTTTTGGATGAAGTGCATCAAAATTTTTCTATTTGGTTGATACCACATGCGCATAACAAACTATTATCTTGAAAAATTGGTACGAGTAATGTAACGACTTATTGTACCTTGATTTCTCCTAGTGTTATGAAAAGGCCTTACTCATCTTTCCTTCCTGTTAGTGATCTGATGAGTATACCTTGTATGCATATTGTTCCCAATAGCAATCCCAACAACTAACCCACTTCCAATTACACATAATACGACGATCTAATTAATTGTTTCGGTTGGGGAGAGAGATTCAGACACACTACTTGTTCGTGGAAGGCTCGACACCTTTGGATGATCTTGACATTACTTGAATAAAGTTCGTCCACACAATCTGGGATTCCCGATGTAGGAGCGGTTATCAAATGTATGAAATTGTTTTCCTTGTGGTATGCGCCCCTCTAGACAATTGAATGACCCATTGAATGGAAAGGAAGCCAAGTTACACAAACTGTGGAGGAATTTCCCCTGATAAGTTGTTTCGAGATAGATCCAAAGCTTCAAGATTCTTTAGGTGCCACAAAGATGGCAGGACATGTCCAGTAAAATGTTTGTTGGAAAGATTGAGTGATTGAAGCCCTCGAAGATGTTGGAGTGATTGTGGGATTTGTCCTTCAAAATGGTTACAAGAGAGATCAATGGACATATATATGGTTAAAATTTTTCGTACTCTGTTCTGACACCTTTGTGTATTAATGTCACCGAGTATGTAAAATTTGAAAGTACATGTTTGGAGGATATATTTGATTCCATAACAGATGATACACAAAGATTTCCAAAGCTCATGGCATGCCATCTTTGGAAGTAATTTTGGTCTAACTGACCATTGAAACGGTTGTTAGAGAGGTCTATGATCCTAAGCATAGGGAAACATGAGGAAACAGTCGTGGAATCATCAATTGGACCATGTAATTTGTTGGACTGCAAAACCAGAACTTGTAGCTTGAGAAAAGTTCCCAACCAAGAAGGAAAGACATCATGAAAATTGTTATCTCCAAGAGAGAGAAACTCTAAGTTAGTACAATTCCTCAGTTATGTTGGCAGTTGACCGATAAATCTATTTTCGCTCAAATCAAGTTCTTTCAACCGGCTTCTAAGCATAAAAGCATTCATCATTTTGCCTTGGAACTTATTTTGTCTCAGATTCAAAGACATCAACGAATTGCTTAAGATGCCCAAACATGAAGGAAGTGTTCCACTCATGTTGTTAAAGAGAAATGTAATTGTTGAAGAGATTTCAATTCACATATAAATGGTGGTATTTCTCCTGTCAGATTATTATGTAAGGCAATTAGGTAGTTTGTTGAGTCCTAGGAAAATGTCGAGTTCTACCCTACCACTGAAATTGTTTGTAGCTAGGTTAAGATACTCAAGATTTTTGAAGTTGGAAAATGTGTTTGGAATTGGTCCTTGCAATTGGTTTGCTTGAAGATTTAAATATGTTAGTTGGGTGAGGTTGAACAACCAGGATGGTATACCACCGGTAAGATAATTTCTTGGCATTCCTACCTCACTAAGTTTAGCTAAGTTTGATAGAAAGAGTGGGATTTCACCAATTGGGAAAGCTTCCTTTCTCGATTTTTTTAGCATTAAGTTCCAAATGATTGAGTTTCAAAAGACTTACCAATGAAGGAACTGAACCTGTGAAGTGATTTTCACAAAGAGCCAGGTAAGTGAGTTGGGTCATGTTAGAGAGTGAACGAGGTATACACCCTGAGAAAGAGTATCCGGTAAGGGACAGGACACTCAGATGGTTAAGGTGGCTAGGGGATTATGGTACAATCCCAATGAAACCTGTGAAATCTAGTATCACTTCTTCAAGTAAGCTGATGTTATGAAGTATAGGAAAGGAACCAATGAGGTCGGTATTGTTTGCCAAATTAAGAACTTGCAACTTTGGCAGCTCAAATATGGTTGTAGGGATTTCATTCCCAAGAGAACAATCGTTTAGATTGATTTACCTCAAAGAAGAAAAGTTGGCTAAGAAATGAGGTACAGATGAATTAATGTCAACCCCTGAAAGATGGAGTATTTCTAGTCTTGTTAAGTTTTGCAATAGGTTCTTCATGTTAGGACTGTGGAGCTTTAGTGAATTCCATGACAGATCTAAAGAAGACAAGTGCATCAACTGTGATTTCATTTGGGATTTGGCCACTAAACCCATAATAAGACAGATCGAGGATTCTTAATTGCGTTAGACGAGCAATTTAGATGGGATTTGAGATTCACCAAAGTCGTTTCTTGAGAGGTTGAGTCTCTAAAGATGAACAAGGCTGAAGAGGGTGTTGTTGGAGTTGATATGCCTGCAAAGAGATCTCCCACTCAAGTCAAGGCCAATCACATGACCATATTGATCATGGTCATGGCTGCATGCCACTCCCTCCTATGAACAACAATCAAAACTAGTGTTCCAAGAGCGGAACACTATAGAAGCATGAGAAGCACAAGTCACATCAAGTCACATCACCTGCGAAAGAAAACCATAAGaacttattttttgatttttgttttataattttattgtattttgatttctccccctaaatttgtgcatagaagagaaaataaaatgaaaatacaatgcacaaatttaaactaagCTAAAAAAATATTAGTCTTCAAAACAGATCATTCTTAAAAAgctcacaagcacatcgaatcgagctttatCGAAGGGTTTGGTAAACAAATCCGCCACATTGTTATTAGTGTGGATCTGTTCTAAACGGATGAGTGAGTGCTCATAACAGTCTCTgaataaaatgaactttgatattgatgtgcttggttttggaatgttggactggatttttagcaatttgaatggTGACATCATTATCACAAAAGATGGGCTTgtcaagaaaattcaaaccataaTCCTGTGACTGATGTTGAATccaaataacttgagaacaacatgctgatgcagcaacgtattcAACTTTAGCTGTTTAAGTGGGCATAGTTTGTTGTTTCTTACATTGCCATGACACCAACCGTCCTCCTAAAAATTGGCACCCTCCCaatgttgatttcctgtcaagttcACATCCTCCATAATTGTTGTCAACAAATGCATATAAATCAAAATCAAGATTTTTGGGATACCAAAGACCCTGCTTAGGGCTACCTTTAAGATATCTAAAAATCCTTTTAACAACAATTAAATGAGAATGTTTAATATTAGCCTGATAACGAGCACATTGACACACaacaaacatgatatcaggtctacttgcagtcaAGTACATTAGAGAACCAATTATCGAGTGGTATTCTATTTTATCAACAGACTCTACATCTGCATCTGGAGACAACAGCGGTCTTTCATCCATTGGGGTCAAGCCAATTTTTGAGTCTTTAAAGGCAGACTCTTCAAGCATGTATTCGACAAATTTTCCTTAATTCTATAAGATTCTAGATGAATCCTGTCGAGGTTGAAGGCCTAAGAACATGGTCATCCCACCCAGCGAATTCATCTAAAATCTCTTCTTCATAACAACCTCGTCTTATTTGCATAGCTTTGTGCTTGTCAACCCAAAAATGATATCGtcaacatagatctgaacaaTGATTAAGTCTTCACCCACATGCTTGATGAAAAGCGTCTGATTGATCATTCCCTTTGTATACCCGTGCTCAAGCAAATTCTCTGTGGGGgtagcataccaagctctaggagcCTGATGTAACCGATATAGAGCCTTGTCCAGCTTGTAAACTTGTTTCAAAAACTTTGAATTGAAAAACCTaggaggttgatcaacataaatttcttttATCACAATGTCGTACaagaaagcggtcttgacatccatttgatagactgtAAAGCCCTTGTATGAAGCATATGCAAGGAATATACGAATGGCTTCCAAGTGAGCTACCGGTGCATATATTTCTATGTAGTCAAGACCCTCTATTTATCTGAATCCGTGAACGAACAATCTAGCTTTATTTCGTATAATAACTCCACAATCATCTTGCTTATTCCTAAAAACCCAAAGTGTATCTAGCGACTTCTTGCCTTTTGGTAACTCAACTTGCTTCCAAACAcccagtttttcaaattgattaaGTTCTTCATGCATCGCATCTACCTAACTTGGTTTGTTTAAAGCCATAGCGACACTCTTGGGATCGATTTGAGAAATGAAGCAAGAGTAGAGATATGAATTAACATCTCCACTTTGGCTTCTCGTTTTTAGTCCGTCGGCCAGAGGACCAACGAtattttcgatcggatgatcgtgTTGTACTCTTGTGGGAATGTCATGGATGAATTCATCGACTGAGACTACAAGGTTGTTGATGTTGAGAAATCGGTCTTCGGCTAAATCACTCAACTCAGATAATCTACGATTGTGAGAGGTACTGGCCACATACTTATTTGAAATAGGTTCAAGGAAGAATCCCTTGTCATGACTTCTCTTTTAGTAGGAGTAAGGGGAGTGGCTTCATCATCAGAACCGATTCTATAACTTGGAGAACTTGAGGAAGTACTTGGAGCAGCTTCATTCACGATGGAAGACATGGAAGACACAAGGGGTGGTAAGTATACAACATCTTACTCTTCATCTTCAAAAACTGTACTTGTACAAGAGTAGGAACCTGAAACATTTTCTAAATACACATTAAAGGATTTAAACAATGATGcataatcaaataaccaatcagGTCAAACTCTCGCATCAGTCTCATTCACTTCCAACCAACGCACATCAGAAGATTCCACAATCTTCTTAGTGGTTTTGTTGTATACTCGGTAAGCGGTGTGAGCGGCATAACCCACAAAATAGCAGTCATCGGCCTTTGAGTTGAACTTGGGGTTGGACTCCAGGTGAAGGAGGGTGCAAGGACATCCAAAGATTTTGAAATGTGCGACCGATGGTTTGTGATTATATAGAATTTCATATGGGGTCCTCATTTGAGATTTGTTGATCAAAACACGGTTCTGGACATAGCAACTAGTGTTGATCGCTTCAGCCCAGAAGAAGACCGGTAACTTGGAATCACAAACCATAGTCCTTGCAATGTCCATCAGAGTACGGTTTCTCAGTTCTGCAACACCGCGTTGTTGTGGTGTCCGAATAGATATGTATTGACGCAATATACCCTTTTCGGCACAAAAGTGATCCAGAAATGCATTCTTGAACTCTGTGCCATTATCAGTTCGAAGCGCATTCACTTTTTCATTTGTCTGATTCTCAATCATCACTATGAATCTATTGATCGGGTCAGCATTCCCActcttgttggataagaagaaaacccatttAAACCGAGAGTAATCATCAATTACAACTAGGAACTAAGAATTTTTGTTGATGCTGAGAAAGTTGACCGaaccaaataaatccatatgtaAGAACTAAAGAACCTTGCTGATAGAGTTGACCAACTTTGGATTATGTGTTTTATGGtgatgttttccttgagcacaAGCAACACACTTCTCAAAGTTTATGAAGTCCTTGACTGTAAGATCACGCACAATCTCATGTTTAGCAAGACAATTGAGGTTCTTGGCATTAGCATGGCCGAGACGACGATGCTAGAGCATGACATTGTGTTCAGAGACTTTTGAGAAAAGACAAGTGACTTGCTTAGGAATGTCATGATTCATATCAATTCCATAATCATTCCCTTCCCTTTCAGATCTGACTAAAATCCATTCTTCAGGTATAACAATTTCGGGCTTCAGAATGAGACATTCTCTATTCGTAAAATGAGTTGAAATGACTTTATCACAAATCTGAAGTACGCTCAACAGACTGTGTTTCAGCTTGGGAGCATAGTTAACTTTCTGAAAGCTAAGCATACCATTCATCATGGTATCCTTCTGAGTTATCTTTCCACCATCTCAccccgcaaaggaaacataacCCCCATTAAAATTCTAAATGTCTTGCAGTTGGGAGATGTCTTATGTCATGTgtctggaacaaccactatcgaGATATCAAGGT is a window of Lactuca sativa cultivar Salinas chromosome 1, Lsat_Salinas_v11, whole genome shotgun sequence DNA encoding:
- the LOC111893519 gene encoding uncharacterized mitochondrial protein AtMg00810-like is translated as MLEESAFKDSKIGLTPMDERPLLSPDADVESVDKIEYHSIIGSLMYLTASRPDIMFVVCQCARYQANIKHSHLIVVKRIFRYLKGSPKQGLWYPKNLDFDLYAFVDNNYGGCELDRKSTLGGCQFLGGRLVSWQCKKQQTMPT